The Desulfohalovibrio reitneri genome contains a region encoding:
- a CDS encoding TIGR00725 family protein — protein MNQERYIAVIGDGSHAPHAEQTAKKLGQMLADAGFTLVSGGLKGVMSAASEGARERGGHTVGLLPGLDREDANEFIEVPVVTGLGHMRNFLVVANADLVIAVEGGWGTLSELALAKKIGKTVIAIGRWSSIDGVLPADDPAMAVDLAKKCFAEEY, from the coding sequence ATGAATCAGGAAAGATACATAGCGGTCATCGGCGACGGCAGCCACGCACCTCACGCTGAGCAAACCGCCAAGAAGCTCGGCCAAATGCTGGCGGATGCGGGATTCACCCTCGTTTCCGGAGGCCTCAAGGGCGTCATGAGCGCGGCCAGCGAGGGGGCCCGTGAACGGGGCGGGCACACCGTTGGCCTTTTGCCCGGGCTGGACCGCGAGGACGCCAACGAATTCATCGAGGTCCCCGTGGTCACGGGACTCGGCCATATGCGCAATTTCCTTGTGGTGGCCAATGCCGATCTGGTCATCGCGGTCGAAGGAGGCTGGGGGACGCTCTCCGAGCTGGCCCTGGCCAAGAAGATCGGCAAGACGGTCATCGCCATCGGCCGCTGGAGTTCAATCGATGGGGTTCTCCCCGCTGACGATCCGGCCATGGCGGTCGACCTCGCCAAAAAGTGTTTCGCGGAGGAATATTAA
- a CDS encoding HIT family protein has protein sequence MEVLWAPWRMDYILGPKPDECVFCLPETTEEDEERLVLHRGELAYVIMNKYPYNNGHLMVAPFRHASCLTELSREEANEVMELVTRSVDALNRAFSPEGVNAGLNLGDAAGAGIAAHLHFQIVPRWNGDASFMAVFAETRVIPEHLLATYNKLKPFF, from the coding sequence ATGGAGGTGCTTTGGGCGCCCTGGCGCATGGACTACATTCTCGGCCCCAAACCGGACGAATGCGTCTTCTGCCTGCCGGAAACCACCGAAGAAGACGAGGAAAGGCTTGTGCTCCACCGGGGCGAGCTTGCCTACGTCATCATGAACAAGTATCCATACAACAACGGCCATCTCATGGTCGCTCCCTTCAGGCACGCGAGTTGTCTGACGGAACTCAGCCGCGAGGAAGCCAACGAAGTCATGGAACTTGTCACACGCAGCGTCGACGCCCTGAACAGGGCCTTTTCCCCGGAAGGCGTCAACGCGGGGCTAAACCTCGGTGATGCCGCCGGAGCCGGCATCGCCGCCCACCTGCATTTCCAGATAGTCCCCAGGTGGAACGGCGACGCCTCGTTTATGGCTGTATTCGCTGAAACACGCGTCATCCCCGAACATCTGCTCGCCACGTACAACAAGCTCAAGCCGTTTTTTTAA
- a CDS encoding lipopolysaccharide assembly protein LapA domain-containing protein, which translates to MRYIKVLLLALLFVVAMIFFIQNTPVLSQDIQLKLEVLQWKWVSVPMPIYLFVLIAFLVGAVLSTLYFLVDKIRSGSELKAAQSKAKRLEGEVAELKKKQETASSFSSSRPSFGSSATPAAGSSDSSGEDEEQSGA; encoded by the coding sequence ATGCGTTACATCAAGGTCCTGCTGCTCGCCCTGCTCTTCGTCGTGGCCATGATTTTCTTCATACAGAACACGCCGGTTCTCTCTCAGGATATTCAGCTCAAGCTGGAAGTCCTGCAGTGGAAGTGGGTTTCCGTGCCCATGCCTATCTACCTGTTTGTTCTCATCGCCTTTTTGGTGGGCGCCGTGCTGTCCACGCTCTACTTCCTTGTGGACAAGATTCGCTCCGGCTCGGAGTTGAAAGCCGCCCAGTCCAAGGCCAAGCGGCTTGAAGGCGAAGTGGCCGAACTGAAGAAAAAGCAGGAGACCGCTTCCTCCTTCTCTTCCTCCAGGCCGAGCTTCGGCTCTTCCGCCACCCCCGCCGCCGGTTCCTCGGATTCCTCTGGTGAGGACGAGGAACAATCCGGGGCCTAA
- a CDS encoding tetratricopeptide repeat protein, translated as MAPWSCFRDIFGEGAEHEGLGLLPTSEGYPDPSRDTLAAIGELSRAVESNPDAFEIYLALGNLFRSQGELERAVHLRGNLISKPGLENHLKARAFYELGRDYKRAGFMDRALEALGKAEKLADTDPIIRFELARLYAETGEMRRAADLYGELGHSLAQAHYLVRLAGERFSREDEQGGRELLDKALEVYPGAVEAWTELLLLDLQTASGEDIAERLRAALGEVSVDLRFVLLEMLLRFLDDGVGAPLDQRAAEHLLDVLREREPAALMEYYSGLISLRCGIRDEGLDRLERAVVLQPDFWPARLELLSLTLPEQGVGPVLREQLDFFLSTARAVKRYVCRVCGLRNPGVFYVCPRCQSWHSIGFRMRLSE; from the coding sequence ATGGCGCCGTGGTCTTGTTTTCGGGACATCTTCGGGGAGGGGGCGGAGCACGAGGGGCTTGGCCTCCTGCCCACCAGCGAGGGATATCCCGATCCTTCCCGGGACACTCTGGCGGCCATAGGTGAATTGAGCCGGGCGGTGGAGAGCAACCCGGACGCCTTTGAAATCTATCTCGCCCTGGGAAACCTGTTCCGCTCCCAAGGAGAGCTTGAGCGGGCGGTCCATCTCCGCGGCAACCTCATATCCAAGCCGGGCCTTGAGAACCATCTCAAGGCCCGGGCTTTTTATGAACTCGGGCGCGACTACAAACGCGCCGGCTTCATGGATCGCGCCCTTGAGGCGTTGGGAAAGGCCGAGAAACTGGCCGACACGGATCCGATCATCCGCTTCGAGCTGGCTCGGCTGTATGCGGAAACCGGAGAAATGCGGCGAGCCGCGGATTTGTACGGCGAACTCGGGCACTCCCTGGCACAGGCTCACTACCTCGTTCGCTTGGCAGGAGAACGCTTCTCGCGCGAGGACGAGCAAGGCGGACGGGAGTTGTTAGACAAGGCGCTGGAGGTCTACCCGGGCGCGGTGGAAGCCTGGACCGAGTTGCTGCTGCTCGACTTGCAGACAGCCTCTGGCGAGGACATCGCGGAGAGGCTCCGCGCGGCGCTTGGGGAAGTTTCCGTCGACCTTCGTTTTGTCCTCCTGGAAATGCTGCTTCGCTTTCTGGACGACGGGGTGGGTGCGCCTCTGGATCAGCGGGCCGCGGAGCATCTTCTTGACGTGCTCCGCGAACGGGAACCAGCAGCCCTCATGGAGTACTATTCCGGGCTGATATCCCTGCGCTGCGGCATCCGCGACGAAGGGCTGGACAGGCTTGAGCGGGCCGTGGTTTTGCAACCGGATTTCTGGCCCGCGAGATTGGAACTGCTCTCCCTGACCCTGCCTGAGCAGGGAGTTGGTCCCGTATTGCGTGAGCAGTTGGACTTCTTCTTGTCCACGGCAAGGGCTGTCAAAAGATACGTTTGCCGTGTTTGCGGCCTGCGCAATCCCGGTGTGTTCTATGTCTGCCCCCGCTGCCAAAGCTGGCATTCCATCGGCTTTCGAATGCGTTTGAGCGAGTGA